In Flagellatimonas centrodinii, a single window of DNA contains:
- the prmB gene encoding 50S ribosomal protein L3 N(5)-glutamine methyltransferase — translation MPKLTDDTAGLSCIADWVRWAASRFAEAGLSYGHGTDNALDEAYHLVLHALHLPTDLPAVYLQTHLTASEQSAVLALLRRRLETRVPAAYLIGEIMFAGLPFSVDARVLVPRSPFAELIERGFGPWVQDEPTSILDLCTGSGCIGIACAVAFDQAQVDLADLSAEALVVAQRNVERHHLTARVALHQGDLWAAVGDRRYDLIVSNPPYVPTAEWTALAEEYRREPRMALEAGADGMALVARILADAAAHLSEGGWLFCEVGGSVEEFEARWPRLPVTWVDFSRGGDGVFVISRHDLVADAAMVSSQSSP, via the coding sequence ATGCCCAAGCTCACCGACGACACTGCCGGACTCTCTTGTATTGCTGACTGGGTGCGCTGGGCGGCCAGTCGATTTGCCGAAGCCGGGCTCAGTTACGGCCATGGCACCGACAACGCGCTGGATGAGGCTTACCATCTGGTGTTGCACGCCCTGCACCTGCCGACGGATCTGCCGGCGGTCTATCTTCAGACCCACCTCACCGCGAGCGAGCAATCAGCGGTGCTGGCGCTGTTGCGTCGCCGGCTCGAGACCCGGGTGCCGGCCGCCTATCTGATCGGTGAGATCATGTTCGCCGGCCTGCCGTTCAGTGTCGATGCCCGTGTGCTGGTGCCTCGGTCTCCGTTCGCGGAATTGATCGAGCGGGGCTTCGGACCTTGGGTTCAGGATGAGCCAACGTCGATACTGGACCTGTGTACCGGCTCAGGCTGTATCGGTATTGCCTGCGCCGTCGCCTTCGATCAGGCGCAGGTGGATCTGGCCGACCTCTCGGCCGAAGCGTTGGTGGTGGCACAGCGCAATGTCGAGCGTCACCACTTGACTGCACGGGTCGCGCTGCATCAGGGCGATCTGTGGGCGGCGGTGGGTGACCGCCGTTATGACCTCATCGTCAGCAATCCGCCGTATGTGCCGACCGCCGAGTGGACCGCGCTCGCCGAGGAGTACCGCCGCGAGCCGCGCATGGCCTTGGAGGCCGGTGCGGATGGCATGGCGCTGGTGGCGCGGATACTGGCCGACGCGGCGGCGCACCTGTCCGAGGGCGGATGGCTGTTTTGTGAAGTGGGCGGCAGCGTCGAAGAATTCGAGGCTCGCTGGCCGAGATTGCCGGTGACCTGGGTTGATTTCAGCCGCGGCGGCGACGGGGTTTTCGTGATTTCGCGGCACGACCTGGTCGCCGACGCGGCCATGGTGTCCTCGCAGTCGTCACCGTAA
- the aroC gene encoding chorismate synthase: protein MSGNTFGTLFTVTSFGESHGPAIGCVIDGCPPGLMLSEADIQPDLDRRRPGTSKFVTQRKEADQVRILSGVFDGRTTGTPIALMIENTDQRSYDYAKIEQVFRPNHADYTYLQKYGLRDHRGGGRSSARETAVRVAAGAVARKWLRERHGIEVRGCLEQMGDIHCGRSDWSAVNQNPFFCADPERLPALEAAVTALREQGDSIGAALYVEARGVPPGWGEPVFDRLDADLAHALMGINAVKGVEIGEGMAVAGLRGTAHRDEMAPEGFLSNHSGGIAGGISTGQTIWARYAIKPTSSITTPGRSVNDRGEAVDMRTTGRHDPCVGLRATPIGEAMMALVLIDHALRHRAQCGDVVSTAPLLAPGPDH from the coding sequence ATGTCCGGCAATACCTTCGGCACCCTGTTCACCGTCACCAGTTTCGGCGAGTCCCATGGGCCTGCGATCGGCTGCGTGATCGACGGCTGCCCGCCGGGCCTGATGTTGAGCGAAGCCGATATCCAGCCTGACCTTGATCGTCGCCGCCCGGGGACGTCAAAGTTCGTCACCCAGCGCAAGGAAGCGGATCAGGTGCGCATCCTGTCCGGCGTGTTCGACGGCCGCACCACCGGCACACCGATTGCGTTGATGATCGAGAACACCGACCAGCGGTCCTACGACTACGCCAAGATCGAGCAGGTGTTCAGGCCGAATCACGCCGATTACACCTACTTGCAGAAGTACGGTCTGCGCGATCATCGTGGCGGCGGCCGCTCGTCGGCGCGTGAGACGGCAGTGCGGGTGGCGGCAGGCGCGGTTGCGCGCAAATGGTTGCGTGAACGTCATGGCATCGAAGTCCGTGGCTGCCTTGAACAGATGGGCGACATCCACTGCGGGCGCAGCGACTGGTCGGCGGTCAACCAGAATCCATTCTTCTGTGCCGACCCCGAGCGCCTGCCGGCCCTGGAGGCTGCGGTGACCGCCTTGCGTGAGCAGGGTGACTCGATCGGCGCCGCACTCTATGTCGAGGCGCGGGGCGTGCCGCCGGGGTGGGGCGAGCCGGTGTTTGACCGTCTTGACGCGGACCTTGCGCACGCGCTGATGGGCATCAATGCGGTCAAGGGTGTCGAGATCGGAGAGGGCATGGCGGTCGCCGGTCTCCGCGGCACCGCACATCGTGACGAGATGGCACCCGAAGGGTTCCTCAGCAATCACTCCGGTGGCATTGCCGGCGGCATTTCCACCGGACAGACGATCTGGGCCCGGTATGCGATCAAGCCGACGTCGAGCATCACCACCCCCGGTCGTTCCGTCAATGACCGGGGAGAGGCCGTCGACATGCGCACCACCGGACGCCACGATCCCTGCGTCGGGCTGCGCGCCACCCCGATCGGCGAGGCCATGATGGCCCTGGTACTGATCGATCATGCCTTGCGTCACCGGGCGCAGTGCGGCGACGTGGTGTCCACCGCCCCCCTTCTGGCGCCGGGCCCAGATCACTAG
- a CDS encoding long-chain-acyl-CoA synthetase: protein MAAATPTDRIRFSALCRGALTGIPTTPRLLKGLWGLATLKPDSPRSIGRLLQTHAERRPDAPALRFEDEVWTYAQFNAWANRLADVLRQQGIGAGDVVAVLVENRPLVLAAVAGIVKLGAVAAMVNHQQRGEVLRHSLKLTSPKLALVGAECAEAWQSVGGDTPPVLWDGADAPNGALQLAPLLAQAQDGEPAELESVSANQPCFYIFTSGTTGLPKASRMTHYRWLRGMAGLGQMGLRLGPDDVLYCCLPLYHNNALTVSWGAVLGAGATFALGRRFSASRFWDEIRRHRATAFCYIGELCRYLLNRPATPGDRDHSVHSVIGNGLRPEIWAAFQDRFGIRNVSEFYGASESNLAFVNGFNVQRTAGFCPMPFAVVAFDADAEQPRRGADGYMRKVATGDTGLLITEVSEKTPFDGYTDPQASEAKLLRNVFAPGDCWFNTGDLVRDQGFRHIQFVDRVGDTFRWKGENVATTEVEAALGAFPGIEQAVVYGVAIPDADGRAGMAALTLSGSLDGAALSRHLADALPAYAIPLFLRLRAEQETTATFKYRKVDLKREGFDPARVVDPLWVRWTPEAYVPLTADHVAAIHRGEWRG from the coding sequence ATGGCCGCTGCCACTCCGACTGATCGAATCCGCTTCTCCGCCCTCTGCCGTGGTGCGTTGACGGGCATTCCGACGACCCCTCGCCTGCTCAAGGGCCTATGGGGGTTGGCGACGCTCAAGCCGGATTCACCCCGGAGCATCGGGCGGCTGCTGCAGACCCATGCCGAGCGTCGGCCGGATGCGCCGGCGCTGCGCTTCGAAGATGAGGTCTGGACCTATGCGCAGTTCAATGCCTGGGCCAATCGGCTGGCAGACGTGTTGCGGCAGCAGGGCATCGGTGCGGGCGACGTGGTGGCGGTGCTGGTCGAAAATCGGCCGTTGGTGCTGGCGGCTGTTGCCGGTATCGTCAAGCTTGGGGCGGTGGCTGCGATGGTCAATCATCAGCAACGTGGTGAGGTGTTGCGGCACAGTCTCAAACTGACATCGCCGAAGTTGGCGCTGGTTGGTGCCGAGTGCGCTGAGGCCTGGCAATCGGTCGGGGGGGACACGCCGCCTGTCCTGTGGGACGGCGCGGACGCCCCGAACGGCGCACTGCAACTGGCGCCGCTGCTGGCGCAAGCGCAGGACGGCGAGCCGGCGGAACTGGAATCGGTGTCCGCCAACCAGCCCTGCTTCTATATCTTCACCAGTGGTACGACAGGCCTCCCGAAAGCCTCGCGGATGACACACTATCGCTGGCTCCGCGGTATGGCCGGGCTGGGCCAGATGGGTTTGCGTCTTGGTCCGGACGACGTGCTGTATTGTTGCTTGCCGCTCTATCACAACAACGCCCTGACCGTGAGCTGGGGCGCGGTACTCGGCGCCGGAGCCACCTTTGCGCTGGGACGTCGGTTCAGTGCTTCGCGGTTCTGGGATGAGATTCGCAGGCACCGCGCCACCGCGTTCTGCTACATCGGTGAGCTCTGCCGCTATCTGTTGAACCGGCCGGCGACCCCCGGCGACCGCGATCACAGTGTCCATTCGGTCATTGGAAACGGCTTGCGTCCGGAAATCTGGGCTGCATTCCAAGACCGGTTCGGCATTCGCAATGTCAGTGAGTTCTACGGTGCCAGTGAATCCAACCTCGCTTTCGTCAACGGCTTCAATGTCCAGCGCACGGCGGGCTTCTGCCCGATGCCGTTCGCGGTGGTGGCCTTCGATGCAGATGCCGAGCAGCCACGCCGAGGTGCCGATGGCTACATGCGAAAAGTGGCTACTGGCGACACCGGCCTGCTGATCACCGAGGTGTCCGAGAAAACGCCGTTTGACGGGTACACCGACCCGCAGGCGAGTGAGGCGAAGCTGTTGCGCAACGTCTTTGCTCCGGGTGATTGCTGGTTCAACACCGGCGACCTGGTGCGCGATCAGGGGTTTCGCCACATCCAGTTCGTTGATCGTGTCGGCGATACCTTCCGTTGGAAGGGAGAAAATGTCGCCACCACCGAGGTTGAGGCGGCGCTGGGCGCTTTCCCGGGGATCGAACAGGCGGTTGTCTACGGGGTAGCCATTCCCGATGCCGATGGTCGCGCCGGGATGGCAGCCCTCACCCTGTCCGGCAGTCTGGACGGTGCTGCGCTGTCACGGCATCTGGCCGATGCACTGCCGGCCTACGCCATTCCGCTGTTCTTGCGGTTGCGCGCCGAGCAGGAGACCACGGCCACGTTCAAGTACCGCAAGGTGGACCTCAAACGTGAGGGCTTCGATCCGGCGCGGGTGGTCGATCCGCTCTGGGTACGGTGGACGCCGGAGGCTTATGTCCCGTTGACTGCCGACCATGTCGCGGCGATCCACCGTGGTGAGTGGCGCGGCTGA
- the dusA gene encoding tRNA dihydrouridine(20/20a) synthase DusA, translated as MHTTPPSPWRFSVAPMMDWTTPACRYFHRQLTRHARLYTEMVTTGALLHGDAARFLQRDPIEHPVALQLGGSEADALARCAEMGMRAGFDEINLNCGCPSDRVQEGRFGACLMREPDRVAAAVAAMRRACDIPVTVKHRIGVDDSEDYPFLRHFVETVAAGGCEVFIVHARKAWLQGLSPRENREIPPLTYEHVYRLKQDFPALTIVVNGGIRSLDDCEAHLAEVDGVMLGRAAYEHPWLLATVDTRLFGATENPADDRADVIAALEPYAETLQRQGLPFNRLGRHILGLYRGEPGGRAFRRILSDPTTGESPHHRLARALAAVSNASASLTA; from the coding sequence ATGCACACGACTCCCCCTTCACCCTGGCGCTTTTCGGTCGCGCCGATGATGGACTGGACCACGCCTGCCTGCCGCTACTTTCACCGGCAACTGACGCGGCACGCGCGCCTGTACACCGAGATGGTCACAACCGGCGCCTTGCTGCACGGCGATGCCGCCCGTTTCCTTCAGCGTGACCCGATCGAACATCCGGTTGCACTGCAGCTCGGCGGCAGCGAAGCGGATGCCCTGGCCCGCTGCGCCGAGATGGGCATGCGTGCCGGCTTTGACGAGATCAACCTCAATTGCGGCTGCCCTTCTGACCGGGTGCAAGAGGGTCGCTTCGGCGCCTGTTTGATGCGTGAGCCGGACCGCGTTGCCGCCGCGGTCGCCGCCATGCGTCGCGCATGCGACATTCCGGTCACCGTCAAACACCGTATCGGCGTCGACGACAGCGAGGACTATCCGTTTCTAAGGCATTTCGTCGAGACCGTCGCGGCAGGTGGCTGCGAGGTGTTCATCGTGCATGCCCGCAAAGCCTGGCTACAGGGTCTGTCGCCGCGTGAAAATCGCGAGATCCCGCCCCTGACCTATGAGCATGTCTATCGCCTCAAGCAGGACTTCCCCGCGCTGACCATTGTCGTCAACGGCGGCATCCGTTCGCTTGATGACTGTGAAGCGCATCTTGCAGAGGTCGATGGAGTGATGCTCGGACGTGCGGCCTATGAACATCCATGGTTGCTGGCGACCGTCGACACTCGTTTGTTCGGCGCCACCGAGAACCCCGCCGATGATCGCGCAGATGTGATCGCGGCGCTCGAACCCTATGCTGAAACACTGCAACGACAGGGGCTACCGTTCAACCGTCTGGGGCGACACATTCTCGGGCTTTATCGCGGCGAACCGGGCGGTCGGGCATTTCGGCGTATCCTGTCCGACCCGACCACGGGGGAATCGCCGCATCATCGATTGGCGCGCGCGCTGGCCGCCGTGAGCAATGCATCCGCTTCCCTGACCGCCTGA
- the asd gene encoding archaetidylserine decarboxylase (Phosphatidylserine decarboxylase is synthesized as a single chain precursor. Generation of the pyruvoyl active site from a Ser is coupled to cleavage of a Gly-Ser bond between the larger (beta) and smaller (alpha chains). It is an integral membrane protein.): MSTARASDRLFALLQRCLPTRLLSLCMYRLTRVRWKPFKNLFIRVFMRGFGIRLDEAIETEPDAFVDFNAFFTRALQPSARPLAPAPALLSPVDGTLSQFGPLQAGRLMQAKGHDYDAASLLADAADAARFTGGDFATIYLAPYNYHRIHMPLSGRLSGWRYIPGRLFSVNASTARAMPRLFARNERLVAFFDSDQGAFAMVLVGALFVGGIETVWTGAVTPPHHRGPPGDLQRPTTPLALQRGDEMGRFNMGSTVILLTTPGLVQWSHTLQGAQTLRMGESLGQAR, from the coding sequence ATGAGCACCGCCCGCGCCAGCGACCGCCTGTTCGCGCTCCTGCAACGGTGTCTGCCCACCCGCCTGCTGTCGTTGTGCATGTACCGACTCACGCGCGTGCGATGGAAACCGTTCAAGAACCTGTTCATTCGTGTGTTCATGCGCGGCTTCGGCATCCGCCTGGACGAAGCGATTGAAACCGAGCCCGACGCGTTCGTCGACTTCAATGCCTTCTTCACCCGCGCACTGCAACCGTCAGCCCGTCCACTAGCACCGGCACCCGCGCTTTTGAGCCCGGTCGACGGTACCTTGAGCCAGTTCGGCCCCCTTCAGGCAGGACGGCTGATGCAGGCCAAGGGTCACGACTATGATGCCGCCTCATTGCTGGCAGACGCGGCCGACGCTGCCCGATTCACGGGGGGCGATTTCGCCACCATCTATTTGGCACCGTACAACTATCACCGGATTCACATGCCACTGTCGGGGCGACTGTCAGGGTGGCGCTACATTCCGGGTCGCCTGTTCAGCGTCAACGCCAGCACTGCCCGCGCCATGCCACGACTGTTCGCCCGAAACGAACGGCTCGTCGCCTTCTTCGATAGTGACCAGGGCGCGTTCGCGATGGTGCTGGTTGGCGCGCTGTTCGTCGGCGGCATTGAAACCGTCTGGACCGGCGCGGTAACGCCGCCCCATCATCGCGGCCCTCCCGGAGACCTGCAGCGACCGACGACGCCACTGGCACTGCAGCGCGGCGACGAGATGGGCCGATTCAACATGGGATCGACCGTGATCCTGTTGACCACGCCTGGCCTGGTGCAGTGGTCGCATACCCTCCAGGGCGCGCAGACGCTGCGGATGGGCGAATCGCTGGGGCAGGCCCGGTGA
- a CDS encoding UDP-2,3-diacylglucosamine diphosphatase has translation MTARVDTLLLSDLHLPAAPSPLRQRLRALLAGSARSASAVYILGDLFEYWIGDDVGVEVYAEEIAALKALTAAGVPVLLQHGNRDFLLGQTFTHATGTRLLPDPAVVTLGTRSTLLSHGDRWCIDDVGYQRFRRFARNPLAQAVFLRLPVSLRERVAGGLRTESGQQKQRKASAIMDVNTECVAAAFDAHSVTRIIHGHTHRPMTHAVQLAAGAGERIVLPDWRPGDCRVLWVTADGTARFAEADR, from the coding sequence GTGACCGCGCGGGTGGACACGCTGCTGCTGTCCGATCTGCACCTGCCGGCCGCGCCGTCCCCGCTGCGACAGCGCCTCCGGGCGCTGCTTGCAGGGTCGGCGCGTTCGGCATCGGCCGTCTACATCCTCGGCGACCTTTTCGAATACTGGATTGGCGATGATGTGGGCGTGGAGGTCTACGCCGAAGAGATCGCCGCCTTGAAGGCGCTGACTGCCGCCGGTGTCCCGGTGTTGCTGCAGCACGGCAATCGTGACTTTCTGCTGGGGCAGACCTTCACCCATGCCACCGGCACCCGGCTACTACCGGACCCGGCCGTGGTGACGCTGGGGACCCGATCGACCCTGCTGTCGCATGGCGACCGCTGGTGCATCGACGATGTCGGTTACCAACGCTTTCGCCGGTTCGCGCGCAACCCGCTGGCGCAGGCGGTATTCCTGCGCCTGCCGGTATCTCTGAGGGAGCGCGTTGCCGGCGGCCTGCGTACCGAGAGCGGTCAGCAAAAACAGCGAAAAGCGTCGGCGATCATGGATGTAAACACCGAATGCGTGGCAGCCGCCTTCGATGCACATTCGGTCACCCGCATCATTCACGGACACACCCATCGACCGATGACGCATGCCGTGCAACTGGCCGCCGGCGCTGGCGAACGCATCGTACTGCCGGACTGGCGGCCCGGCGACTGTCGCGTACTGTGGGTAACCGCCGACGGCACCGCCCGATTCGCCGAGGCGGATCGCTAG
- a CDS encoding DEAD/DEAH box helicase → MSAASTPAVPSSFAELGLPPTLVAVLAAVGYEAPSPIQAATIPPLMEGRDVLGMAQTGTGKTAAFALPVLARVNLGLAAPQALVLTPTRELAIQVAEAFQRYAATLPGFRVLPIYGGQHYQPQLSGLRRGVHVVVGTPGRVRDHLTRGTLKLDQITTVVLDEADEMLKMGFADEVDFILQQAPKTRQVALFSATMPTAVRRIAQTHLRDPAEITIASKTRTAADVKQRYWLVSGAHKMEAVTRILEAEPFDAMIVFSRTKAMTTELAEKLQARGFSAAALNGDMPQNERERTVARLKDGSLDIIVATDVAARGLDVERISHVLNYDIPTDSESYIHRIGRTGRAGRSGEAIVFVAPRERGLLRVIERATRQPITEMRLPTLQDVYARREARFRDQVLEAVADDGHGNDPRPLLESIAADNNLSILDVAAALARLVRGPAASAEVDRAQASVTQASARGPAARERPRRERPDGESAGAAPVTAAAPRPDRAGKGTSPVPPGMVRYRVEVGYEHQLRPGQLVGAIANEADLDSQYIGRIDIFDDYTHIDLPEGMPPATSRILAKAWVCGRQLRLRPADAPAPAAPSPRPPRPPRAPGGSKPKSAGPRKS, encoded by the coding sequence ATGTCCGCTGCTTCAACCCCCGCCGTTCCCTCCAGCTTTGCCGAGCTTGGCTTGCCGCCCACGCTGGTCGCCGTGCTCGCCGCCGTTGGCTACGAGGCGCCCTCGCCAATTCAGGCTGCGACCATTCCGCCGTTGATGGAGGGGCGCGACGTGCTGGGCATGGCGCAAACCGGCACCGGCAAGACCGCGGCATTCGCCCTGCCGGTGTTGGCGCGGGTCAACCTGGGCCTGGCGGCGCCGCAGGCGCTGGTGCTCACGCCGACCCGTGAGCTGGCGATCCAGGTGGCCGAGGCGTTCCAGCGCTATGCGGCAACGCTGCCAGGGTTCCGGGTTTTGCCGATCTATGGTGGACAGCACTATCAGCCGCAGCTCAGTGGCCTGCGTCGCGGTGTGCATGTGGTGGTGGGCACCCCGGGACGGGTCCGCGATCACCTGACCCGCGGCACGCTCAAGCTCGATCAGATCACCACGGTCGTGCTCGATGAAGCCGATGAAATGCTGAAGATGGGGTTTGCCGACGAGGTGGACTTCATCCTCCAGCAGGCCCCGAAAACGCGGCAGGTCGCACTATTCTCGGCGACCATGCCGACGGCCGTGCGGCGGATTGCGCAGACGCACCTGCGGGATCCTGCGGAAATCACTATCGCCTCGAAAACACGCACCGCGGCCGACGTCAAACAGCGTTACTGGCTGGTCAGCGGCGCCCACAAGATGGAAGCGGTCACGCGGATTCTCGAAGCAGAGCCGTTTGACGCCATGATCGTCTTTTCGCGCACCAAGGCGATGACCACCGAGCTCGCCGAGAAGCTGCAGGCCCGTGGCTTCTCCGCTGCCGCACTGAACGGTGACATGCCGCAGAACGAGCGCGAGCGCACGGTGGCGCGGCTCAAGGACGGCAGCCTGGACATCATCGTTGCCACCGACGTTGCGGCGCGCGGACTTGATGTCGAACGTATCAGTCATGTCCTCAACTACGACATTCCCACCGACAGCGAGTCGTACATTCACCGCATCGGTCGCACCGGCCGTGCCGGACGCAGCGGGGAGGCGATTGTCTTCGTCGCCCCGCGCGAGCGCGGCTTGTTGAGGGTCATCGAGCGTGCCACCCGGCAACCGATAACCGAGATGCGGCTGCCCACCCTGCAGGACGTCTACGCACGCCGCGAAGCGCGGTTCCGCGATCAGGTGCTGGAGGCGGTGGCGGACGACGGTCACGGCAACGACCCGCGCCCGCTGCTGGAGTCGATCGCGGCCGACAACAACCTCAGCATTCTCGATGTGGCCGCGGCCCTGGCACGGTTGGTGCGCGGCCCGGCCGCCAGTGCCGAGGTGGATCGCGCTCAGGCTTCGGTCACCCAGGCCTCGGCGCGAGGGCCTGCTGCCCGCGAGCGGCCACGTCGCGAGCGGCCAGACGGTGAATCAGCCGGCGCTGCTCCGGTGACGGCCGCCGCGCCCCGCCCGGACCGCGCTGGCAAAGGCACGTCGCCGGTCCCGCCGGGCATGGTTCGGTACCGGGTGGAGGTCGGGTACGAGCACCAGCTGCGGCCGGGACAACTGGTCGGGGCGATTGCCAATGAGGCGGATCTCGACAGCCAGTACATCGGCCGAATCGACATCTTCGACGACTACACGCATATCGATTTGCCCGAGGGCATGCCCCCGGCGACATCGCGGATTCTCGCCAAGGCCTGGGTGTGCGGACGTCAACTGCGGTTGCGACCGGCTGATGCCCCGGCACCGGCCGCTCCATCGCCGCGCCCCCCCCGACCGCCCCGAGCACCGGGTGGGTCCAAGCCGAAATCGGCCGGACCACGCAAGTCGTGA
- a CDS encoding MFS transporter: MTRPAGELPASRLAGFYFFYYATVGAFMPYWAPYLEARGFSAIQMGVAFALMGLSRSIMPVVWGIWADISERRIAVVRGSAAVSLVLFLSIPFVDGLWWIAALMLAYSLFWHALLPQFEVVALNHLARTGGDYSRVRLWGSVGFVFAVLSLGPLLDQFGMLPLPFLVGTMWVGMVVTAWQVPDAQMVHGGDHVPGAIWAVLRRPEVLALLGVCLASQMSFAPYYNFFTLFLERHGYSRGVAGVLWALGVTAEIGLFWVMRPVIQRVGARRLMLAALATTALRWAVIGVAVDSWLLLVLAQISHALTFGAYHAVAVHYIQRMFPSRLQGRGQAIYNAVAYGVGGSIGSLASGWMWDAVSPEATFLTAALVALLGFWLGWRRLPA, translated from the coding sequence ATGACGCGTCCGGCTGGCGAACTGCCCGCCAGTCGGCTGGCGGGCTTCTACTTCTTCTACTACGCCACGGTTGGCGCCTTCATGCCGTACTGGGCGCCGTATCTGGAGGCGCGCGGATTCTCGGCCATCCAGATGGGGGTGGCCTTTGCGCTGATGGGCCTGAGTCGCTCGATCATGCCGGTGGTCTGGGGCATCTGGGCCGATATCAGCGAGCGGCGGATTGCCGTGGTGCGGGGCTCCGCCGCGGTTTCGTTGGTGCTGTTTCTCAGCATTCCGTTCGTCGACGGGCTGTGGTGGATCGCGGCCCTCATGCTCGCCTATTCGCTGTTCTGGCATGCTCTGCTGCCCCAGTTCGAGGTGGTGGCACTGAACCACCTGGCGCGTACCGGTGGTGACTACTCACGGGTGCGTCTCTGGGGCTCGGTTGGTTTCGTGTTTGCGGTGTTGTCGCTGGGCCCGCTGCTGGATCAGTTCGGCATGCTGCCGCTGCCGTTTCTGGTGGGGACGATGTGGGTGGGCATGGTCGTGACGGCCTGGCAGGTGCCGGATGCCCAGATGGTGCATGGTGGGGACCATGTACCCGGGGCGATCTGGGCGGTACTGCGACGACCCGAGGTGCTGGCATTGTTGGGTGTATGCCTTGCGTCGCAGATGAGCTTTGCGCCCTACTACAACTTCTTCACGCTGTTCCTCGAGCGGCATGGCTATTCGCGTGGTGTGGCCGGCGTTCTCTGGGCACTCGGGGTGACCGCAGAAATCGGTTTGTTCTGGGTCATGCGTCCGGTCATCCAACGGGTCGGTGCACGCCGCCTGATGTTGGCGGCATTGGCGACGACAGCCCTGCGCTGGGCGGTGATCGGTGTGGCGGTGGACAGCTGGCTGCTGCTGGTGCTCGCCCAGATCAGCCATGCGCTGACGTTCGGCGCCTATCATGCCGTGGCGGTGCACTATATCCAGCGGATGTTTCCCAGCCGTCTTCAGGGGCGTGGGCAGGCGATCTACAACGCGGTGGCCTACGGCGTTGGCGGCAGTATCGGCAGCCTCGCCAGCGGCTGGATGTGGGATGCGGTGTCGCCCGAAGCGACCTTCCTGACCGCCGCGCTGGTCGCGCTGCTGGGCTTCTGGTTGGGCTGGCGGCGGTTGCCCGCCTAG
- a CDS encoding SCO family protein: protein MQRSFLTALVAIAAVVAGVVVAALLSRPTTGELAHLTVLPAPRTLPSDLTVTDDSGTERPLDSFTGRWQLVFAGFTYCPDICPATLAQLAQVHDALPAISVQLFSVDPERDDPTRLQAYVQHFDPGFGAFTTDEPALARVARALSVAYAKVPTGDSYTVDHSSAVAVLNPRGQLAAFITPPFDVPGIVSDLQTLMGSGPDA, encoded by the coding sequence ATGCAGCGTTCCTTTCTGACTGCCCTGGTTGCCATCGCCGCTGTCGTCGCCGGTGTCGTCGTCGCCGCCCTGCTATCTCGCCCGACGACGGGTGAGCTTGCCCATCTCACGGTGCTGCCGGCGCCACGGACCTTGCCGAGCGACCTGACCGTCACCGACGACAGCGGCACCGAGCGTCCGCTCGACAGCTTCACCGGACGCTGGCAATTGGTGTTTGCCGGGTTCACCTACTGTCCGGATATTTGTCCGGCCACGCTGGCACAGCTGGCACAGGTTCACGATGCGCTGCCGGCGATCTCAGTGCAGCTGTTCTCGGTCGATCCGGAGCGCGATGACCCGACACGGCTACAGGCCTATGTTCAGCATTTCGACCCTGGATTCGGCGCCTTCACCACCGACGAGCCGGCGCTGGCACGGGTGGCGCGCGCGCTCAGTGTTGCCTACGCCAAGGTCCCCACCGGCGATAGCTACACCGTGGACCATTCCAGCGCAGTGGCGGTTCTCAACCCACGTGGTCAGCTGGCGGCGTTCATCACCCCGCCATTCGATGTCCCCGGCATCGTCTCCGACCTTCAGACCCTCATGGGCTCGGGCCCGGACGCATGA
- a CDS encoding peptidylprolyl isomerase: MRFHFLSLLLLGLFMNAVSAADPIHVRLKTSMGAIDLELDAGKAPESTANFVQYVKDGHYDGLVFHRVIRGFMIQGGGYDVKSQQRNTRAPISNEAKNGLKNRRGTIAMARTGDPHSASSQFFINHADNDFLDYPGQDGWGYAVFGKVTAGMDVVDAIATSPTGNLPPFGRDVPTKPVIIEKAEVVSGE; encoded by the coding sequence ATGCGCTTCCACTTTCTCTCCCTCCTGCTGCTAGGACTATTCATGAACGCTGTTTCTGCTGCTGACCCGATTCACGTCCGTCTGAAGACATCCATGGGCGCCATCGATCTCGAACTCGACGCCGGCAAGGCGCCGGAAAGCACCGCCAACTTCGTGCAGTACGTGAAGGACGGGCATTACGACGGGCTCGTGTTTCACCGCGTTATTCGCGGCTTCATGATTCAGGGAGGCGGCTATGACGTGAAATCCCAACAGCGCAACACCCGCGCGCCGATCTCCAACGAAGCCAAGAATGGTCTCAAGAACCGCCGGGGCACCATCGCCATGGCGCGCACCGGCGATCCGCATTCGGCCAGTTCGCAGTTCTTCATCAATCACGCGGACAACGACTTCCTCGACTATCCCGGGCAGGATGGATGGGGATACGCGGTGTTCGGCAAGGTGACGGCCGGCATGGACGTGGTGGATGCCATCGCCACCTCCCCGACCGGCAACCTGCCGCCGTTCGGCCGTGACGTGCCGACCAAGCCGGTGATTATCGAGAAGGCTGAGGTCGTCAGCGGCGAGTGA